A region of Deltaproteobacteria bacterium IMCC39524 DNA encodes the following proteins:
- a CDS encoding heavy metal translocating P-type ATPase, with amino-acid sequence MVTTDTCIHCKLPIPRGDLVVDEIDGKELHFCCHGCQGVYRVINGAGLGKFYQQRDWHQEGVPQGVFDTAFDEALLAGHVVTRNETSAEIALIIEGIRCASCVWLLEKLIHKVQGVETIRVNYGTHRAQISFNPKETTPKEIFTSISRLGYLPHPYTSGAAQQAAAKEQRSLLIRFGTAAFLSMQVMGFSFALYGGYFHGIDPSIRETIQYFAAAVATPVVFYSGWPFFAGAWRSIRNKAPSMDLLITLGVTTAYSYSIYSMLAGGEVYFDTAAMIITLILLGRLFEGSARNRSISGIDKLLRLAPESANLIEGEDLQVVACTSLKPGDLTLVRPGERIPVDGLIHRGKTELDEATISGEPMPVLRQQGDTVLAGTLNLSSSFQLQVERVAAESFIARMALMVEEAQNRKAPIQSLADKVATLFVPFVTLTAAGTWLFWFLHDVQSSAALLNAVSVLIVACPCALGLATPTAVLVASGNAATRGILFRGGDILEMTARIGTIAFDKTGTLTLGKPTVEKIIPAPGQSEASLLRLASQVENGSSHPIARGIIDRAKAAGVHIGPTRSVDTVLGRGLRMVSPEGEILVGSLAFLEECNVEIPAVESGSLTEVYVSLAGLWMGTLLIVDPLREEAASAVKQLQQIGLRTVLLTGDRLATAQEVSSKLAISDFHSNLNPADKTEWIRTHQEAGEKIMMVGDGINDAPALSLADVGCAMAGGTDIALETSDLVLTRANLGRLYEAISIARKTLLVIKQNLFWAFAYNLITIPLAASGNLAPVWAALTMASSSVIVVSNSLRLGRVIRRTFSVAKA; translated from the coding sequence ATGGTCACAACCGACACATGCATTCACTGCAAGCTGCCAATCCCTCGAGGAGACCTGGTCGTTGATGAAATTGACGGCAAAGAGCTGCATTTTTGTTGTCACGGCTGCCAGGGTGTTTACAGGGTCATCAATGGCGCGGGTCTCGGCAAGTTTTACCAGCAGAGAGACTGGCATCAGGAAGGCGTTCCGCAAGGGGTTTTTGATACAGCTTTCGATGAAGCGCTTCTCGCCGGGCACGTCGTCACCCGCAACGAAACATCTGCCGAAATAGCCCTGATTATCGAGGGCATTCGTTGTGCCTCCTGCGTCTGGCTGCTGGAAAAACTGATCCACAAGGTTCAGGGCGTCGAGACGATCAGGGTTAATTACGGAACGCACCGCGCGCAAATCAGTTTCAACCCCAAAGAGACAACGCCGAAAGAAATTTTCACCAGCATCAGCCGTCTCGGCTACCTGCCCCATCCCTACACGTCTGGTGCTGCGCAGCAGGCGGCCGCAAAAGAACAGCGCTCACTCCTGATCCGCTTCGGCACAGCCGCCTTCCTTTCCATGCAGGTTATGGGATTCTCTTTCGCGCTCTACGGAGGCTACTTCCACGGCATCGATCCGTCAATCCGTGAGACGATTCAATACTTTGCCGCAGCTGTCGCCACACCCGTTGTCTTCTACTCCGGCTGGCCGTTTTTTGCCGGCGCATGGCGTAGTATCAGGAACAAAGCACCCAGCATGGATCTCTTGATCACCCTTGGTGTCACGACAGCTTACAGCTATAGTATTTACTCCATGCTCGCAGGCGGTGAAGTCTACTTTGACACGGCCGCCATGATTATCACATTGATCCTGCTAGGTCGGCTTTTTGAAGGATCGGCCCGCAATCGCTCTATCTCCGGTATCGATAAGCTTCTTCGACTGGCCCCTGAATCCGCCAATCTCATAGAAGGGGAGGACCTTCAGGTTGTCGCCTGCACAAGCCTCAAGCCAGGCGACCTGACTCTGGTCCGTCCAGGCGAGCGCATTCCCGTTGACGGTTTGATTCACAGGGGTAAGACAGAGCTTGACGAAGCAACCATCAGCGGTGAACCGATGCCGGTTCTGAGACAGCAGGGTGACACCGTACTTGCCGGAACATTGAACCTCTCTTCCTCATTCCAGCTGCAGGTGGAAAGGGTTGCAGCTGAATCTTTCATTGCCCGTATGGCGCTCATGGTTGAAGAAGCGCAGAATCGCAAAGCGCCAATACAATCGTTGGCAGACAAGGTGGCCACACTCTTTGTCCCTTTCGTCACCTTGACCGCTGCAGGGACCTGGTTGTTCTGGTTCTTGCATGATGTCCAATCCTCAGCGGCACTTCTCAACGCTGTCTCGGTTCTTATTGTTGCCTGCCCCTGCGCACTCGGGCTGGCAACACCAACCGCCGTCCTGGTGGCCTCCGGGAATGCCGCAACCCGTGGTATTCTTTTCCGTGGTGGAGACATTCTGGAAATGACCGCCAGGATCGGCACAATTGCCTTCGACAAAACCGGAACCCTGACCCTCGGCAAGCCGACCGTTGAGAAGATCATTCCCGCCCCCGGTCAAAGTGAAGCGTCTCTCCTGAGACTCGCCAGCCAGGTCGAGAACGGTTCAAGCCACCCGATCGCCCGGGGCATTATCGACCGGGCAAAGGCAGCCGGAGTTCATATAGGCCCAACGAGGTCGGTCGATACTGTCTTGGGTCGCGGCCTGCGTATGGTGAGCCCGGAAGGGGAGATCCTGGTCGGCAGCCTCGCCTTCCTTGAAGAGTGTAACGTTGAAATCCCTGCTGTTGAATCAGGGTCACTGACGGAAGTCTATGTAAGCCTTGCAGGACTCTGGATGGGGACTCTGCTGATAGTGGATCCCCTGCGTGAAGAAGCCGCTTCTGCTGTAAAACAGCTCCAGCAGATAGGCTTGAGAACCGTCCTGCTGACCGGAGATCGCCTCGCAACGGCACAGGAGGTCAGCAGCAAGCTGGCCATCTCCGACTTTCACTCCAACCTCAACCCTGCTGACAAAACGGAATGGATCCGTACCCATCAGGAAGCCGGAGAAAAAATCATGATGGTTGGTGACGGCATCAATGACGCACCGGCGCTCTCATTGGCTGACGTCGGCTGTGCCATGGCCGGTGGAACCGACATCGCTCTGGAAACCTCGGACCTGGTTCTCACAAGGGCCAACCTCGGACGTCTGTACGAAGCGATCTCCATCGCACGAAAAACCCTGTTGGTGATCAAGCAGAACCTCTTCTGGGCTTTCGCCTATAACCTGATCACCATTCCCCTGGCAGCCAGCGGTAACCTGGCACCGGTTTGGGCAGCGCTGACCATGGCCAGCAGTTCAGTGATCGTGGTTAGCAATTCACTGCGACTCGGTCGCGTAATTCGTCGCACTTTTTCAGTTGCCAAAGCCTGA
- a CDS encoding cbb3-type cytochrome c oxidase subunit 3: protein MDLASIVYLGVTFGLFVIFALIVIRTYNKKNKDKGEVAKYNMLDDD, encoded by the coding sequence ATGGATCTGGCTTCCATTGTCTACCTTGGCGTTACTTTCGGCCTCTTTGTTATTTTTGCCCTGATCGTGATACGGACCTACAACAAAAAGAACAAAGATAAAGGGGAAGTCGCCAAGTACAACATGCTGGATGACGATTAA
- a CDS encoding cbb3-type cytochrome c oxidase subunit II produces the protein MWEKKPVLLIVLATCAILVGTIVTMVLPFAWVNTEADRIEGVTPYTALQQEGRDVYIREGCNNCHTQTVRPLVSDVLRYGEYSKSGEFVYDRPFLWGSKRTGPDLARLGGKYPDEWHYKHMDSPRAMVPMTNMPDYEWIRNYPLDPQMIQRKMETLDFPYTADEIKALEGKNEMDAIVAYMQKLGSDIPWREATETTIVGELVNPYAEADQATISSWAPLFSDNCAACHGSRMEGDIGPELIGEDYDDEILFELIYSGITDGGMPSFSSLGTDKVWKLTNFIRNYKADGDQ, from the coding sequence ATGTGGGAAAAGAAACCTGTCCTCCTTATCGTTCTGGCGACTTGCGCCATTCTCGTCGGCACTATCGTCACCATGGTACTGCCCTTTGCCTGGGTCAACACCGAAGCGGACCGCATTGAGGGAGTGACTCCTTATACGGCCCTGCAGCAGGAAGGCCGCGACGTCTACATCCGCGAAGGCTGCAACAACTGCCACACCCAGACCGTTCGCCCCCTGGTCTCAGATGTCCTGCGCTACGGTGAGTACTCCAAATCGGGAGAATTTGTTTACGACCGCCCGTTCCTCTGGGGCTCCAAACGCACCGGTCCGGATCTGGCTCGACTCGGCGGCAAGTACCCCGATGAATGGCACTACAAGCACATGGACTCACCTCGTGCCATGGTGCCGATGACCAACATGCCTGACTACGAGTGGATTCGGAATTATCCCCTCGATCCACAGATGATCCAACGCAAGATGGAGACGCTTGATTTCCCCTATACGGCGGACGAGATCAAGGCCCTCGAAGGCAAAAACGAAATGGATGCTATCGTGGCCTACATGCAAAAGCTGGGTTCGGACATACCCTGGCGTGAAGCTACGGAAACAACCATTGTCGGCGAGCTGGTCAACCCATACGCAGAGGCAGACCAAGCAACCATCTCCAGCTGGGCACCATTATTCTCTGACAATTGTGCAGCCTGTCACGGGTCACGAATGGAAGGCGATATCGGTCCGGAGTTAATCGGCGAGGATTATGATGATGAAATCCTGTTCGAACTCATCTACTCCGGCATCACGGATGGCGGCATGCCGAGCTTCTCAAGTCTTGGCACCGACAAGGTCTGGAAACTGACCAACTTCATCAGGAACTACAAAGCCGACGGGGACCAATAA
- a CDS encoding alpha/beta hydrolase: MMSEPSLLDHPIISQRYFFPRRASVPDTFWVDCPEARLACYYHEISPQAHTIVHFHGNGEVVADYLDGFPELIGRMGCNCFLAEFRGYGGSTGTPQLGRMLEDVKQTIESIGQPVGKLVIFGRSVGTLFAIKAAELFPDIAGLILESAIADPLERLLLRLDPEEIGTTVEGLKEDVMAAMNTQSGMENFTKPTLILHTRHDGLIDVSHAERLAKWCGGPVQLEIFEQGSHNDIMFVNGPRYFSLITEFLNSLQE; encoded by the coding sequence ATGATGTCAGAGCCTTCATTACTTGATCACCCAATCATCAGCCAACGTTATTTCTTCCCACGCCGGGCCTCTGTGCCGGACACATTCTGGGTCGATTGTCCAGAAGCACGGCTGGCCTGCTACTACCATGAGATATCCCCCCAAGCGCATACCATTGTACATTTCCATGGCAACGGTGAGGTTGTGGCCGATTACCTTGACGGTTTTCCGGAATTAATCGGTCGCATGGGATGCAACTGCTTCCTCGCCGAATTTCGCGGCTATGGTGGCTCTACAGGAACCCCACAACTCGGCAGGATGCTTGAAGATGTGAAACAGACGATTGAGTCAATCGGTCAACCAGTCGGAAAACTGGTGATCTTTGGTCGCTCCGTTGGCACGCTCTTCGCGATAAAAGCCGCAGAACTGTTTCCTGATATCGCGGGGCTGATCCTGGAGAGCGCCATAGCTGATCCACTGGAGAGGCTTTTACTGAGGCTAGACCCGGAAGAGATAGGCACAACAGTAGAGGGATTGAAGGAAGACGTCATGGCGGCCATGAATACGCAGTCAGGCATGGAAAATTTCACAAAGCCTACGTTAATTCTGCACACCCGTCACGACGGGTTGATCGACGTCAGTCACGCTGAACGCCTCGCAAAGTGGTGTGGAGGTCCAGTCCAGCTTGAGATTTTCGAGCAGGGTAGCCACAACGACATCATGTTTGTTAACGGGCCGAGGTACTTTTCACTTATCACTGAGTTCCTCAACTCACTGCAGGAGTGA
- a CDS encoding sulfite exporter TauE/SafE family protein yields MSDSLIYMAFVTGLLGTGHCIGMCGGLVSALSLSEAGRQGGWFFHLLYNLGRISTYTFIGAVVGWLGSALAYTDRFKMVTRSLLIGSDVFVILVGLGTAGLFTWLNVSKLDFPGPMKAMTLAVAGLRRLPPAISALSLGLLFGFIPCGYLYAVAITAAQSASVATGALMLFAFGLGTAPSLLLFGGAAHWLSGRARTWMLRLAGLVVASMGVINLIKHMRMMGWFS; encoded by the coding sequence ATGAGTGACTCGCTCATTTACATGGCCTTTGTCACGGGCCTGCTCGGCACGGGCCATTGTATAGGCATGTGCGGAGGCCTTGTCAGCGCCCTGTCACTGTCAGAGGCGGGACGCCAGGGCGGTTGGTTTTTTCATCTACTCTATAACCTGGGGCGAATCAGCACCTACACTTTTATCGGCGCTGTGGTTGGCTGGCTTGGTTCTGCTCTGGCTTATACCGATCGTTTTAAAATGGTGACAAGATCCCTGCTGATTGGATCTGACGTCTTCGTTATCCTGGTTGGTCTCGGCACAGCAGGACTGTTTACTTGGCTGAATGTCTCCAAGCTCGACTTCCCCGGGCCGATGAAAGCAATGACGCTTGCCGTAGCTGGCCTTCGTCGCCTCCCTCCGGCCATTTCAGCCCTCTCTTTGGGACTCCTCTTCGGTTTTATCCCCTGTGGCTATCTCTATGCGGTGGCGATTACAGCCGCTCAAAGCGCGAGTGTTGCGACCGGTGCTTTAATGTTGTTTGCCTTCGGCCTGGGGACTGCCCCTTCCCTCCTGCTATTCGGTGGTGCCGCTCACTGGTTGAGTGGTCGGGCACGAACCTGGATGCTGAGATTAGCAGGGCTGGTGGTTGCGAGCATGGGCGTCATCAACCTGATCAAGCATATGCGCATGATGGGTTGGTTTTCTTGA
- a CDS encoding FixH family protein has translation MKNSLIIIKAQVLTLILLCCTVIGATAAETPIETEMTDDCKAVIVFASNPLQAMTEIPFTIELKNNAGEMIKDAELALDLTMPFMPMPPNNPKAVWQDNAYRGTAIFTMAGAWQVNVEVNRPEAETEKIIFDIEMVIMK, from the coding sequence ATGAAGAATAGTCTGATTATCATCAAAGCCCAGGTCCTCACCCTGATCCTGCTCTGCTGCACGGTCATCGGTGCAACGGCTGCTGAAACACCGATTGAAACCGAAATGACCGATGACTGCAAAGCTGTCATCGTTTTTGCCAGCAACCCGCTCCAGGCCATGACTGAAATCCCCTTTACGATTGAGCTGAAGAACAACGCCGGTGAGATGATCAAAGATGCCGAACTGGCTCTGGACCTGACGATGCCCTTCATGCCGATGCCGCCTAACAATCCAAAAGCCGTGTGGCAGGACAACGCTTATCGTGGCACGGCGATCTTTACCATGGCGGGAGCCTGGCAGGTCAACGTTGAAGTCAATCGTCCAGAGGCTGAAACAGAAAAAATTATTTTTGATATCGAAATGGTCATCATGAAATGA
- a CDS encoding helix-turn-helix transcriptional regulator, producing the protein MSQNIYEDKSSTLCLDASEIRRIRESQQLTQLYVSKVVGVTTDTISRWENNRYPTIRRENALKLAEALEVPLEDILLKPVEALQEEPEELKKSAIPWLIAGSLTIVALVILATLFSQSPPAPASVTADRILPDFAGPASSIPVQIHLTHRSQRGGVIIREYFPKGWKIVQAHPPASSLDNVNGVARWIIKAGDDRERVVYLVHVDTAARLNSEGSFQGEIVGSNEGGKSAVPIQGESKITVAEVHWADANGDGQIDDTEMLEASFTIEDMAGVHIDWHDLEQLWNAGRYAWDKKTVKFLPQPKMP; encoded by the coding sequence ATGAGCCAGAACATTTATGAAGATAAATCATCAACCCTCTGTCTGGATGCCTCTGAGATTAGACGTATCCGGGAGAGCCAACAGCTGACTCAGCTTTATGTCAGCAAGGTTGTCGGCGTTACGACGGACACCATCTCGCGCTGGGAAAATAACCGCTATCCGACCATTCGACGTGAAAATGCCTTGAAGTTGGCAGAGGCTCTGGAAGTTCCGCTTGAAGACATTCTTTTAAAGCCTGTAGAGGCCTTGCAAGAGGAACCTGAGGAGCTAAAGAAGTCGGCGATTCCATGGCTTATCGCCGGTAGTCTGACAATCGTTGCGTTGGTCATTCTTGCCACACTATTTTCTCAATCGCCTCCGGCCCCCGCCTCGGTTACTGCAGATCGGATTCTGCCTGATTTTGCAGGCCCGGCCAGCTCGATTCCTGTCCAGATCCATCTGACGCACAGGTCACAGCGTGGGGGTGTTATTATTCGTGAGTACTTCCCAAAAGGTTGGAAAATTGTTCAGGCACACCCGCCGGCGTCAAGCCTGGATAACGTAAACGGCGTCGCGCGCTGGATTATCAAGGCCGGAGACGACCGGGAGCGAGTCGTATACCTGGTTCATGTCGATACTGCGGCTCGATTAAACTCGGAAGGAAGTTTTCAGGGCGAGATTGTTGGCAGTAACGAAGGTGGTAAATCTGCGGTGCCTATTCAGGGGGAGAGTAAGATCACTGTTGCCGAAGTTCACTGGGCTGATGCCAATGGTGACGGGCAGATCGATGATACAGAGATGCTTGAAGCCTCTTTTACCATTGAAGATATGGCTGGTGTGCATATTGATTGGCATGATCTGGAACAACTCTGGAATGCCGGGCGTTATGCCTGGGACAAAAAGACGGTTAAATTTCTTCCGCAGCCCAAAATGCCATAA
- a CDS encoding c-type cytochrome produces MSTTDPHNEEHADGIVEDREKAPPVYFNVLFYGLIIWGVAFMSFYLLSGWSSDAELKEKMAIHKGEQPVPQEAAAPAPVPAAVQAPAEAVAADGQTLFKKHCAGCHGANGKGAFGPDLSGEYKYGKTTMAVHESIAFGRPKNMPGFEQKLSREEIDALTEFILSL; encoded by the coding sequence ATGAGCACAACGGATCCTCACAACGAAGAACATGCAGACGGTATTGTCGAAGATCGAGAAAAAGCCCCACCGGTCTACTTTAACGTTCTCTTTTATGGGCTGATCATCTGGGGCGTCGCCTTCATGTCCTTCTACCTCCTCTCTGGATGGAGCTCGGACGCTGAGCTCAAAGAGAAGATGGCGATTCACAAGGGAGAGCAACCGGTACCGCAAGAAGCCGCAGCACCGGCGCCTGTCCCGGCAGCGGTCCAGGCTCCTGCTGAAGCTGTAGCCGCAGACGGCCAGACGCTCTTCAAGAAGCATTGCGCCGGCTGCCATGGTGCCAACGGCAAGGGGGCCTTCGGACCTGACCTGTCTGGCGAATACAAGTACGGCAAGACCACCATGGCAGTGCATGAAAGTATCGCCTTCGGGCGCCCCAAGAACATGCCCGGGTTCGAGCAAAAGCTCTCCCGGGAAGAGATTGACGCGTTGACTGAGTTTATCCTCAGCCTTTAG
- a CDS encoding FixH family protein — MTTKKNSYPLFIVLLICCFLGFSAWSAMRAIDAGPEVTDADYYSKGLKYSSTVLEKRAAAVLGWKVETQLIGRTLEFRLSDKEGNPVETANGDIFLYLAGSTASKQHPLQETEPGVYIFNLTAGMTGEMNARLEFEHQGARINRQLLLNL, encoded by the coding sequence ATGACGACAAAGAAAAACTCCTACCCTCTTTTCATAGTCCTCTTGATCTGCTGCTTTCTCGGCTTTTCCGCTTGGTCGGCCATGCGGGCCATTGACGCGGGGCCCGAGGTCACCGACGCCGACTATTACAGCAAAGGCCTGAAGTACAGTTCAACCGTACTGGAAAAAAGAGCTGCAGCGGTGCTTGGCTGGAAGGTTGAAACGCAACTGATCGGGCGCACCCTTGAATTTCGTTTGAGTGATAAAGAGGGAAACCCGGTCGAAACAGCCAACGGCGATATTTTTCTCTACCTGGCCGGGTCAACAGCAAGCAAGCAGCATCCCTTACAGGAGACTGAACCGGGGGTCTACATTTTCAACCTGACTGCCGGTATGACAGGTGAAATGAACGCACGGCTGGAATTCGAGCATCAGGGCGCACGGATTAACAGACAACTGCTTCTCAATCTGTAA
- a CDS encoding YqaE/Pmp3 family membrane protein — protein MDIVKILLAIFLPPVAAFMQVGPTLHFWANIVLTLLGGLPGMVHALWLVVTKK, from the coding sequence ATGGACATCGTCAAAATTCTTCTCGCTATTTTCCTTCCCCCCGTTGCAGCCTTCATGCAGGTTGGCCCCACTCTTCACTTCTGGGCCAACATTGTCTTAACACTGCTCGGCGGACTCCCCGGAATGGTTCACGCCCTCTGGCTTGTGGTAACCAAAAAATAG
- the ccoS gene encoding cbb3-type cytochrome oxidase assembly protein CcoS, with translation MSKSIIILIILSLCIGTGAWLFFIWTVKRGDFDDIEGPKYRMLDDDDDQDSQGEKHEE, from the coding sequence ATGTCAAAATCGATTATTATCCTGATTATCCTCTCACTCTGCATCGGAACAGGTGCCTGGCTGTTCTTTATCTGGACCGTCAAGCGCGGCGACTTTGATGATATCGAAGGGCCCAAATATCGTATGCTGGATGACGACGATGATCAGGACTCCCAAGGAGAGAAACATGAAGAATAG
- the msrA gene encoding peptide-methionine (S)-S-oxide reductase MsrA, translated as MSVDSESLAKATFAGGCFWCMQPPFDNLEGVISTIPGYTGGHKENPTYEEVCSGISGHTEALQVFFNPQKVSYPELLDVFWRNINPADPDGQFVDRGSQYRPAIFYHDQEQQQLAEKSQEELAASGRFKSPLAIEIVPLETFYPAEDYHHDYYQKSPEQYKAYRYNSGRDQFLKKFWEKEE; from the coding sequence ATGTCAGTGGATTCTGAAAGCTTGGCCAAGGCAACTTTTGCCGGAGGCTGTTTCTGGTGCATGCAGCCTCCATTCGATAATCTGGAAGGTGTAATCTCTACGATCCCGGGCTACACAGGTGGGCACAAGGAAAACCCCACCTACGAAGAGGTTTGTAGTGGAATATCCGGGCACACGGAGGCGCTACAGGTGTTTTTCAACCCACAAAAAGTCAGCTACCCAGAATTACTGGACGTCTTCTGGCGCAACATCAACCCGGCGGACCCAGACGGGCAGTTCGTCGACCGCGGCTCCCAATATCGTCCGGCCATCTTCTATCATGACCAGGAGCAGCAACAACTCGCCGAGAAGTCACAAGAAGAGCTGGCCGCGTCAGGTCGATTTAAAAGTCCTCTGGCGATAGAGATCGTTCCACTGGAAACTTTTTATCCCGCTGAAGACTACCATCATGATTATTACCAGAAGAGCCCGGAGCAATATAAAGCTTATCGCTACAACTCCGGTCGTGACCAGTTCCTGAAAAAATTCTGGGAGAAAGAGGAATGA
- a CDS encoding cytochrome c3 family protein has protein sequence MKKLVIMMMLLTFVGATVAIAADSYTYDNKKGTVTFNHKDHQDKLGDCAKCHEGEPAKIEVDKDFGHGTCKSCHKEMGGPTKCNDCHKK, from the coding sequence ATGAAGAAACTTGTAATTATGATGATGCTTCTCACATTCGTAGGTGCCACCGTTGCTATCGCTGCTGACAGCTACACCTATGACAACAAAAAAGGCACCGTAACTTTCAACCACAAAGATCACCAGGATAAACTTGGCGACTGCGCCAAATGCCACGAAGGCGAGCCTGCCAAGATTGAAGTTGACAAAGACTTCGGTCATGGCACATGTAAATCTTGCCACAAAGAGATGGGCGGGCCAACCAAGTGTAACGATTGCCACAAGAAGTAA
- a CDS encoding 4Fe-4S binding protein: MPEETSHQAQPRLLSPWRRRCQWAVTLLLLLTPWVEIAGNSLIRIDIPELTLYFFGQTLRIEELYLVLIFSLAMTLGFLLTTMLLGRVWCGWFCPQTTLTDLAEWLATRLGLKGKRGHNEKSFAKKLALHSFYLALAFLVSSNLLWYFIKPMDFFAKLMTLELHYATWICLLTVAMIIYLDLALIRRLMCSEFCPYGRFQTVLADDSTLALHLPTTELERCIKCHSCVRVCPMQIDIRDGYQVECINCGRCLDACCQVMAKRNQPGLISYTFGTEGKGVKALLNLRTLLLSMVTLTLVAILFFAAHQRPEASLKIAVSHMASSRTLKDGKRATFFNAWVNNRSNSSATYAIKARQADSGTALTLKGRTSQLSMQAGENLRVDFVLVTAVPKTRLDVEFILLDQNGQELAVSQAYIEE; encoded by the coding sequence ATGCCAGAAGAAACCAGCCACCAGGCACAACCCAGATTGCTATCACCTTGGCGCCGCCGCTGCCAGTGGGCCGTGACCCTGTTATTGCTACTGACCCCCTGGGTAGAGATCGCAGGCAACAGCTTGATTCGTATAGATATCCCAGAACTGACCCTCTATTTTTTCGGCCAGACGCTCCGCATTGAGGAGCTTTATTTAGTCTTGATTTTCAGCCTGGCGATGACTCTCGGCTTTCTTCTGACCACCATGTTGCTGGGCAGAGTCTGGTGTGGATGGTTTTGCCCGCAAACAACCTTGACAGATCTTGCAGAATGGCTAGCAACCCGACTGGGCTTGAAGGGGAAGAGAGGACACAACGAAAAAAGTTTTGCCAAAAAGCTTGCTCTGCACTCTTTCTACCTTGCCCTGGCCTTCCTCGTTTCGTCGAACCTGCTCTGGTACTTTATCAAACCAATGGACTTCTTTGCCAAGCTGATGACACTGGAGTTACATTACGCCACCTGGATATGCCTGCTAACTGTAGCAATGATCATCTATCTGGACCTGGCATTGATCCGACGCCTGATGTGCAGTGAATTCTGCCCCTACGGTCGCTTCCAGACAGTCCTCGCTGACGACTCGACCCTGGCCCTGCACCTGCCAACGACTGAGTTGGAGCGTTGTATCAAATGCCATTCCTGCGTGCGGGTCTGTCCTATGCAGATTGACATTCGTGATGGCTACCAGGTTGAATGTATTAACTGCGGCCGCTGCCTTGACGCTTGCTGTCAGGTCATGGCCAAGCGCAACCAACCGGGCCTGATCAGCTATACCTTTGGCACCGAGGGCAAAGGCGTAAAAGCACTCTTAAACCTGCGCACCCTGCTGTTAAGCATGGTCACCCTGACGCTTGTGGCCATACTCTTTTTTGCCGCCCATCAACGTCCAGAGGCCTCGCTCAAGATAGCAGTCTCTCATATGGCATCAAGTCGGACGTTGAAAGATGGTAAGCGCGCCACCTTTTTCAATGCCTGGGTCAACAATCGCAGCAACAGCTCGGCGACCTATGCTATCAAAGCAAGACAGGCAGATAGTGGAACGGCATTGACTCTGAAGGGGCGGACCAGTCAACTCAGTATGCAGGCAGGCGAGAACCTGCGTGTTGACTTTGTACTGGTAACAGCTGTTCCCAAAACCCGATTAGATGTAGAATTCATCCTATTGGATCAAAACGGACAAGAATTGGCTGTCAGCCAGGCTTACATCGAGGAATAA
- a CDS encoding DUF2784 domain-containing protein, whose amino-acid sequence MGYRLAAELTLILHLLFITFILFGGLLALRKRFWIWLHIPAVLWGLWVECAGWLCPLTPLENYFRRRASSPEYPESFIEHYLVSIIYPEQLTVSIQWLLGGILLIVNLLIYFYVFRLRNKHQCQVD is encoded by the coding sequence ATGGGCTACCGACTGGCAGCCGAATTGACACTGATCTTACACCTGCTCTTTATCACCTTTATTCTTTTTGGTGGGCTGCTTGCTCTACGCAAAAGATTCTGGATCTGGCTTCACATTCCGGCAGTGCTCTGGGGGCTGTGGGTTGAATGCGCCGGATGGCTTTGCCCATTGACACCCTTGGAGAATTATTTTCGGCGAAGAGCGTCGAGTCCCGAATATCCTGAGAGCTTTATCGAGCATTACCTGGTTTCGATCATCTATCCCGAACAACTGACGGTTTCGATACAATGGCTTCTGGGAGGTATCCTTCTGATCGTGAACCTGCTCATCTACTTTTACGTGTTTCGACTGCGGAACAAACATCAATGTCAGGTTGACTAA